Part of the Molothrus ater isolate BHLD 08-10-18 breed brown headed cowbird unplaced genomic scaffold, BPBGC_Mater_1.1 matUn_MA746, whole genome shotgun sequence genome is shown below.
tattttttcgggataaattcctatttttttcagggataaattcctattttttcgggataaattcctattttttcagggataaattcctatttttttagGGATGAGTTCCTATTTTTTCAGGGATaaacctctttattttttcGGGATAAATCCCCCATTTTTTAGAGATAAACCCTcatttttttaaggtttaaaCCCCTCCTTTTTTAGGGATAGACTCCTGTTTTTTCGGGATAAATCCCCTATTTTTTAGGGATAAATACCTATTTTTTTTAGGGATAAATTCCTATGTTTTCAGAGataaattcctattttttcagGGATaaacctctttattttttcGGGATAAATCCCCCATTTTTTAGAGATAAACCCTCATTTTTTTGAAGGATTAAAGCCCACATTTTTTAGGGataaattcctattttttcagggataaattcctatttttttcaggGATAAACCTCTTTATTTTTCGGGATAAATGCCCCATTTTTTAGAGATAAATACCTATTTTTTTCGGGataaattcctattttttcagggataaattcctattttttagGGATAAATCCCCCATCTTTTAGGGataaattcctatttttttcaggGATAAACCTCTTTATTTTTAGGGATAAATCCCCCATTTTTTAGGGAtaaattcctaattttttcAGGGATAAACCTCTTTATTTTTAGGGGTAAATCCCCCATTTTTTTTAGCCACAATCCATTCTGCGCCTATCATTATCAttcctattattattattattattattattattattattattattacccATTCCCTCATTAATTGCCATTAATTGCTGTTAATTCCCCGCCATGTCCTGGGCACTGTTCTGActcctattcctattcctattcctattcctatccccattcctattcctattcctattccaatatttttaaaataattttcattatcattcctattattattataattaccCATTCCCTCATTAATTGCCATTAATTGCTGTTAATTCCCCGCCATGTCCTGGGCGCTGTTCTGActcctattcctattcctattcctattccaatacattttaaatccttttcattatcattcctattcctattcctattattattattattacaattaCCCATTCCCTCATTAATTGCCATTAATTGCCGCTAATTCCGGGCCATGTCCTGGGCGCTGTTCGCGGGCCGGGCGCTGCTCTGACTCCTATTCCTATccctattcctattcctattaatacattttaaatccTTTTCATTATCATTCCTATTATCACAATTGCCCATTCCCTCGTTAATTGCCATTAATTGCCGCTAATTCCGGGCCATGGCCTGGGCGCTGTTCGCGGGCCGGGCGCTGCTCTGACTCccattcctattcctattcctattccaatatttttaaaataattttcattgtaATTCCTATTATCATTATTACCCATTCCCTCATTAATTGCCATTAATTGCTGTTAATTCCGGGCCATGTCCTGGGCGCTGTTCTCGGGCCGGGCGCTGCTCTGActcctattcctattcctattcctattcctattccaaTACATTTTAAATCCTTTTCATGATCATTCCTATTATCACAATTACCCATTCCCTCGTTAATTGCCATTAATTGCCACTAATTCCGGGCCATGTCCTGGGCACTGTTCGCGGGCCGTGCACTGCTCTGActcctattcctattcctattcctattccaaTACATTTTACAtcattttcattatcattcctattcctattcctattcctattcctattattattattacaattaTCCATTCCCTCATTAATTGCCATTAATTGCCATTAATTGCCGCTAATTCCGGGCCATGTCCTGGGCGCTGTTCGCGGGCCGGGCGCTGCTGTGCCGCGGCTCCGAGCGGCGCCTGGACACGGAGCGGGAGCTGCGGGCGGCCCTGGACAAtcggctcctgctgctgctcttcgGCTCCGCGCGCTGCCCGCGCTGCCGCGAGTTCGAGCCCCGCCTGCGCCGCTTCTGGAGCCGCCTCACGGACCCCGCGCACGTGGAGCGGCCCGAGCAGCTGCGCCTCGTCTACCTGGGCCAGGAGCGGAGCGAGCGGGAGCACCGCGAGTACCTGCGGGCCATGCCCCGCACCTGGATGGCGCTGCCCTACAGGGACGGTGCATTCggcaggtgagggacaggtggggacacctgggacaggtatGGGAGC
Proteins encoded:
- the NXNL1 gene encoding LOW QUALITY PROTEIN: nucleoredoxin-like protein 1 (The sequence of the model RefSeq protein was modified relative to this genomic sequence to represent the inferred CDS: inserted 2 bases in 1 codon) gives rise to the protein MSWALFAGRALLCRGSERRLDTERELRAALDNRLLLLLFGSARCPRCREFEPRLRRFWSRLTDPAHVERPEQLRLVYLGQERSEREHREYLRAMPRTWMALPYRDGAFGRDLAACFGVSQLPAVVVLAPSGAVLLPAVVVLLPRGAVLVPDAVREIRDLGXSCFQGWRQAAELLDRNSRSPGAEQERPLPRRSLTEPLRRRK